CAATATTTTCCTCCTCGTGAATCTGAAAGTGGTGCATAAGCTGATGAACTATGCAAAGGTCTTGTCTGGAAGCTTTGTCCATTAGTCTTGTATGTGCCTTCAATATAAATTTTCCTATTTGGCACGGAAAGGTTTTTTCAGGAGACACCTGGAGGTTAATTAGAGAAAGTAGCAGTGGTAGATGATTACGTTTTATCTGTGTATTTGGGGAACTCGGTTGTCTATATCAGATACATGCTCTTTCTTAACCCAGCATGCGGCAATGCTATCGGATCATAGATGATGTAAGGCTTCATTACAGGTGCTCGTTCGAACAGCAGTTTTGATTCACTTCCCCTGATCGATGTGTTTATGTCATTATGTGTGCTTCTCCAATGCACCGAGGCCTAATGTGCAAGTCCAGGGTAAAATGTTAGATGTATCTGTCATGTATTGTCAAACTTGGGCACGTAAAAATGCGGGAAAAGTCTATTTCGGACCTTAGAACCTTTATACGCGCTGTCAACTTGAACCCACTACTTACAAAACATGGAGAccttctttttattttctccgtttcataatttttgtctcaaatttgcttaaaagtgaatgtatctatttttaaaaagtatctagatacatgtaagatttcgacggTAGCGGATCGGAAAAGGAGGGatggctcctcctcctcctcctctctccttccCATCTCTCCAACGAACCCTAGATCAATGTCGGGAGATTCTTCCTGCTCCCGATCTAGGGATCGGCCATGGCGATCGGGACGAACGACTGGGGGACAATATTCAGCATGGCAACGTTCCTTCTCGTTCGTTGGCGTATTCTCTTATTCCGCTTTCACGCTTTACGTCTCCGTCCTTTTCAGGTTCCTCCACGTGGTCGACCATCAATGGCGGGGCTCCGCATGTCTCTGAGGAGGGGGCTCCACACCAGGAGTGGTTCCCTCGGATCGTATCTGTTCTGGGTGGCCAGTGGAAACCATTATCAGTTGATACTACTTGTTCTAGGGTTGCGGCGGCGATTACCACAGTTGGGGGCTGGCCGCGGATTGGAGTTGGGGGCGTACCGCTTGTGGACCTTCCTGAGCGCTCCTTCGTGCAGGCGGTGATGGCGGGGCGCGGAGATGGTAGAGGCGACTGGCGGGGTGGTCGCCATGGCGGAtttggtggaggtggagggggTTGGGACCCTGGTTATACTCAGAATAACTAGAGTGGCTGGCAAGGGCAGCCTGTTCAGACCTCCGCCTGTGCATCAGGGTGCGCCACCGCCGGATCAGGTACCCCCGTATGATCCCTATGCTCAGTCTGGGAGAGGGTTTGCAAATTGGGAACCGAGGAATCAGGCTGGGGGCAGTACATGGGGCAGTTGGGTCAGAATATGGGTGGATTTCCTCCCCCAAATCAGGAAAAATTCAATTTCGGTCCGCGTGGGAGCTTCCAAGGGGATGGACATGGCGGATCTGGTGGTGGTAGACCGTTGTCTGGTGGAGGGGTTGCTGTTGATGCACCGGGTGGGGCGGTTCAGAGAGGAGATGCGAGTAGCAGCGCCCAAGGGTCTGTACAGTCTGGGTCGGTGGCCAATCGGCAAGCACAAGCCTCGCCTGCTTCTTCTGAGGGTGCTAGAACTACTGAACAGATAGATGTTGTGGTCAAGCTCTGCTATAAGTGTGATCAAGTTGGCCATGTAATCAAAGACTGCAAGATTCTTCTCTTCTGTGATGTTTGTGGTAAAGACTCTCATCTGACTTCCAAATGTGTGCTGCCTATGCAACCAAAAGCTACTGCTCAATTGGTTGGAAGTGCAGCAGATGGTCTTCAAATGTTTGTTTCTGTTTGGGTGAAACTTTCTGGTATACCTGATTCCTTGATGCATTACCAAGGTTTTTGTATGGCTGGTTCAATATCAGGGACAATGCAAGAAGTAGATATGGTCAGCTTTAGGAAACATGATGTGGTGAGGGTGAGAGTAGGAGTGATGGATCATTTAAGGATTCCTGATTGGGGGCCTCTGACTATTGATCCTTTCATCTATAGGATTTATTTTCAGCTGGAATCTGTGGTTGAGATAGGGGTACCTTTAATTGGTGGAGTTGTGGTTAAAGTCAATCCTATGCAAAGTAAACATGCAACTGAACATGATGGAGTTGGGGGCAAAAAAAGATTTAAGGACAACCAGGGTAGCAAGCATGATACTGACCCAGCTCATGAGATTAATGATGAGGAAATGGCTGCTTCCAGTCAACCTAACATGGCTGATTTAGCTCTCTCTGATGGAAGGAATGGTAGGAATGATTTACAGCTTACTAGAGCTGACATTAGTGATAAAGTTTCTGCTATTTCTCAGGTCAATCTCAGTTTTGCTAAAGAAACTGAACAACTGGATAACTTGGAATGTTCTGATGATGAATCTGATCCTAAAAGCCCAACTCAGTTTGCTAGAGATTGTGGTCTGGGTACTCAAGCCATTAATGAGATGAACAATATGGATTACAATGTTGATTCTCCTGAATCTGACAATCTGGTTCCTATTGGTACACCACCAGCTCAAAACGAAAATGTAGGCACTCCAAAAAACTATGCTGATGCAGTTAGGAATGGGCAGAATAGTCAAGGAAAATCTCCTGTACCAATTAAAGATGGGAAAACCAAGAAGGGTACTATTATTGATGATGGCAATAGAAGAAGGAGTAACAGGAACACCAATGATGATAAGGCTACCTTGGACAGGCAATCGATATGGCAAGATTAAGGAACACGGAGCTGCAGAAAGGTACTGATTCTATTAATAATTTCCCTACAGTTTTAAATACTGATGACTTTACTTTACAGCAAATAGCTAGTCAATTAGGAGTTAATATTGGTACTTCTGAATTAGAAATTGATGACAATCTGAAAGTTATCAAGGACCTAGAGTTTGCTAGAACTACTTTGTATATGGCAAATCTTAGAAAATCTAATGAAGTTACTCAGGAACATAATGCTAAGTTGGATAGTTTTGACCCTGATGTTAtacaatatttattttcatcttCTGAGGATGATCAGAATGAACTAGCTGACATCCTTGATCTTAAGATTGGTACTGGTAGTAGTAACAAGAAGAAATCTAAGGTTTACACTGGGCATATCAGTGTTAAACCAAAGGTTAGAGGTAGGAAAGgtaccaaaaagaaaaagtaattAATGTCGGGTCTTTTTTGGAATGCTAGGCGCTTAGGGCAGAACCATAAAAAGAAGTTTCTTCAGGAAGCTATCTTTGAAAATCAATTAGTGTTTGTAGGTGTGCAGGAGACTAAAAAGAAAGATTTTAAAGATGATTGGCTAAATTCCTTGACCGGTAATGATAGATTTGTTTGGAATTGGGTTCCTTCTGAAGGCCAATCAGGAGGGTTGCTCCTGGGGGTCAatgattctttttttgaggTTGGAGACTGTGATAAAGGTGATTATCACATTAGAATGGTTGTGTATGACAGGAAGAATGATTTTAAATGGAATTTGGTTATTATCTATGGTGCTGCTCATGATAAAGACAAAGACAAGTTCCTTGTAGAATTAGTACATGTTTTGGGTTTTAATAGGCTGCCTATTGTTGTTGGAGGAGATTTTAATATAATTAGGAAGGTTTTTGAGAGGAATACACCTAAGAAACCAAGCAAATGGACTGCTCTCTTTAATGGTATTATTGAACATTGGGTTTTACAAGAAATAGAACTTTCTGGTCGAATCTTTACTTGGTCAAATAATCATGATGATCCTTTGTTTGAGAAATTGGATAGAGTTTTAGTAAGTCCTGAATGGTTGAAAGGGCATTTTgatccctaatgagttttggtgttaatgacaacataactTGTGGACTAATTGTGTGCCaagtgttttcagatttgataacTAGTGTTGTGACACGATTCAtcgccctcaaaaaggaaagaagcgtataAGGATTTACgactttttattttattgagtcgtaggaaaatccgtactataaagagtGAGTCCATTTGGGAAAGctttgggtgaatcaacttcacgtacacaaatctactagattgcacccacataaagcctaaaTCCAGTTTTGAGTTGAGAGTTGTCGTTATCCTGCTTTGGCTGTCAGATTTTTCCAGTGATAGCCGGTTCTACCGCCTAATTAACCGGAGGTTTCGGTGGGCGGAAGTTCTACCCTGGTGCCGGTCTGGTACCGaaacgctactggaatccTACTGCGTAAAGCGGTAGGAGGTCGGTAGCAGGGCGGAAGTTCTACCCCTTAGAACTTCCGGTCCACTACCGGCCTGGTACCGGAGTTACTGAAATGTGTCCTAACGGCTGGATTTCGATGGGGTATAAAAGGagcttcgtccccaacgggtttcTTGCCCGAGCACACTTAGTTCATCCCCATTCTCTCACTCAAGAACACCAAGAGcttcaaatctcgagatctctctccctagtgcaTCCCCCAAGCtaatactttgaggaagggttgagaagagctcgatctagggtttcaccaaatcaaaagttgattcccctcgttttccttggtggattttgttactcttgggattttgggatccctaacCGGAAAGTGTCTCTTCAAgcactccaatcttgtgaggagatgtttgaggatttgggaaggagcctccaatttagttgtggattcgtgcccttctccttgtttgtaaaggttcaGCGTTCgtcttcaaggaagccattagtggaactcacctcgcctttgtggtgttgtgagagctcatcccacctttgtggtgtggcgagttggagaatagagtgagccttcatGGCGTCTCttcctttgtggtagagcactcctccaaacggagacgtacaccgatcccaataggtggaactccggtgaaatcttcgtcttctcgtgtggtatcatacttgccccttttacttacttgttttacttcattgtcgatactttgcttcggctagtgcttcggctattgcacttcatactagggttgcattcctTTTAGAGTATTTAGTGgaccctaggattaagtgtttgtatctttcaagaaaagaaaaaggaaagttaaaatttgttagtcgcctatccccctctagtcgaccataccgatctttcaatggTTAGCACATTACCCTTTAACTACCATTTCTGATTTACATAGAAAAGTCTCTGATCACACTGGGTTGCTTATGTCCTTTAGTAAAATTCCTGCTAGGTTACCTAGGCcttttaaatttgaactaagTTGGTTCTTGCATAAAGATTTGTATAATATAGTTAACAATGTTTGGCATAAGTTTTTTCCTGGTAGAACTTTTGAGGATTTTTGGCAAAATAGAGccaatttttttaggaaacaatTAAAAGGTTGGCATATTAATTTGAAAGGAGCAACAAAAAAGCTCAAAAAAGAACTTTCGGATCATATTGATAGGATTGATAGGGCTAGTGAAACTATTGGTCTTTCGATAGAGAATAGAAATTTTAAACATAGCTTGGAGTTAAGATTGGACCTAATTTCTAAAGAGGAAGAAATTATGTGGTTCCAAAGGTCTAAGGAACAAGACCTATTGGAAGGAGACAATAACACTGCTTATTTTATGGCTAGAGCTAgtggtaaaaaaagaaaaactaatttttttagtttaaatCAAGAGGAAGGCATGATTTTAGGAGATAAACATATTCTGGATTATGCTACTGCATTTTACAAAAAGTTGTTTGGCCCTAATGATTCTCTTTCTTTGTACTTGGATATACCCGTTAATAATGTTCTAGATGATAATGATAGACAGATGTTAGCTGCTGAGTTCAGTTTAGATGAAATTAAGGGAGCTGTTTTTTCTATGAGAAGAAATAGAGCTCCTGGACCCGATGGTTTTCCTATAGAAttttatcaaaaaaattgGGCTCTAGTGTGTGCTGATTTACTCCATTTGTTTAAATTGTTCTATGCTGGTAGATTAAATATTGATAGATTTAATTATGGTAACATTACTTTGTTGCCCAAAGGTGAGGGGTCGATAAGATTCAGATGTATATGCCTATTTGTTTATCTAACACCTTGCTTAAGATTTTTACTAAAGTTCTAAATAATAGAGCAATGTTGGTAGCTGATAAAGCTGTAGATCCTGTTCAGTCTGCTTTTACTAAAGGTAGGTACATCTTAGATGATGTGGTCTTGCTGCATGAAATTCTACATGAAATTCATAAAAGTAAGAGTAGTGCTGTTCTATTTAAGGTTCACTTCGAAAAGGCATATGACAAAGTTAATTGGTTATGCCTTGAGCAAGTTTTAGACATGAAAGGTTTCCCCTTGCAATTTACTAAAATGGTTATGCAGATAGTTAAGGGAGGTAGTGTAGGGATTACAGTTAATGATATGCTTGGTCCTTATTTCAAAACCAGGAAGGGGCTTCGGCAAGGAGATCCCCGATCCCCAATTTTATTCAATCTTATTGTAGATGGTTTGAATGTTTTACTTAAGAGGGCTCAAAGTCAAAATCTTATTACTAGTTTGGTCCCTCAATTGCGCTGGAAGGGGGTTTAAATATGCTGCAATATGCAGACGACaccatctttctt
This is a stretch of genomic DNA from Brachypodium distachyon strain Bd21 chromosome 1, Brachypodium_distachyon_v3.0, whole genome shotgun sequence. It encodes these proteins:
- the LOC104582569 gene encoding uncharacterized protein LOC104582569; the protein is MGQLGQNMGGFPPPNQEKFNFGPRGSFQGDGHGGSGGGRPLSGGGVAVDAPGGAVQRGDASSSAQGSVQSGSVANRQAQASPASSEGARTTEQIDVVVKLCYKCDQVGHVIKDCKILLFCDVCGKDSHLTSKCVLPMQPKATAQLVGSAADGLQMFVSVWVKLSGIPDSLMHYQGFCMAGSISGTMQEVDMVSFRKHDVVRVRVGVMDHLRIPDWGPLTIDPFIYRIYFQLESVVEIGVPLIGGVVVKVNPMQSKHATEHDGVGGKKRFKDNQGSKHDTDPAHEINDEEMAASSQPNMADLALSDGRNGRNDLQLTRADISDKVSAISQVNLSFAKETEQLDNLECSDDESDPKSPTQFARDCGLGTQAINEMNNMDYNVDSPESDNLVPIGTPPAQNENVGTPKNYADAVRNGQNSQGKSPVPIKDGKTKKGTIIDDGNRRRSNRNTNDDKATLDRQSIWQD